One Streptomyces sp. V4I8 genomic window carries:
- a CDS encoding MazG nucleotide pyrophosphohydrolase domain-containing protein yields the protein MSSSPADLVREFHLAFGLDARSTPTEVSPELAAHRGELLAEEAAEVAEVAVTGPLDRLAHELADVVYVAYGTALVHGIDLDAVLTEIHRSNMTKLGPDGRVARRADGKVLKGEHYEAPDVSSVLRRQGWVAGGA from the coding sequence ATGAGCTCCTCTCCCGCCGACCTGGTCCGTGAATTCCACCTCGCCTTCGGCCTGGACGCCCGCAGCACGCCGACCGAGGTCTCTCCGGAACTCGCCGCCCACCGTGGAGAGTTGCTGGCCGAGGAGGCGGCGGAGGTCGCCGAGGTCGCCGTCACCGGCCCGCTCGACAGGCTCGCGCACGAGCTGGCGGACGTCGTCTACGTCGCATACGGCACCGCCCTGGTCCATGGCATCGACCTCGACGCCGTACTGACCGAGATCCACCGCTCCAACATGACCAAGCTGGGCCCCGACGGCCGGGTCGCCCGCAGAGCCGACGGCAAGGTCCTCAAGGGCGAGCACTACGAGGCACCGGATGTGTCGAGTGTGCTGCGCCGGCAGGGATGGGTCGCCGGCGGGGCGTGA
- the miaB gene encoding tRNA (N6-isopentenyl adenosine(37)-C2)-methylthiotransferase MiaB yields MSSSDRSPAVDVKTYEVRTYGCQMNVHDSERLSGLLEDAGYVRAPEGSDGDADVVVFNTCAVRENADNKLYGNLGHLAPMKTKRPGMQIAVGGCLAQKDRDTIVKRAPWVDVVFGTHNIGKLPVLLERARVQEEAQVEIAESLEAFPSTLPTRRESAYAAWVSISVGCNNTCTFCIVPALRGKEKDRRPGDILAEVEALVAEGVSEITLLGQNVNAYGSDIGDREAFSKLLRACGNIEGLERVRFTSPHPRDFTDDVIAAMAETPNAMPQLHMPLQSGSDTVLKAMRRSYRQERYLGIIEKVRAAIPHAAITTDIIVGFPGETEEDFEQTLHVVREARFAQAFTFQYSKRPGTPAATMENQIPKKVVQARYERLVALQEEISWEENKKQVGRTFELMVAEGEGRKDGATHRLSGRAPDNRLVHFTKPEQEVRPGDVVTVEVTYAAPHHLLAEGPVLNVRRTRAGDAWEKRNAAEAAKPAGVLLGLPKVGVPEPLPAVTAGCAVD; encoded by the coding sequence ATGAGCAGCAGCGACCGGAGCCCGGCAGTGGACGTGAAGACATACGAGGTGCGCACCTACGGGTGCCAGATGAACGTCCACGATTCCGAGCGATTGTCCGGCCTGCTCGAAGACGCCGGTTACGTACGCGCGCCCGAGGGCTCCGACGGCGACGCGGACGTCGTCGTCTTCAACACCTGCGCGGTTCGCGAGAACGCCGACAACAAGCTGTACGGCAACCTCGGCCACCTCGCCCCGATGAAGACGAAGCGCCCCGGGATGCAGATCGCGGTCGGCGGCTGTCTCGCGCAGAAGGACCGCGACACCATCGTGAAGCGGGCGCCCTGGGTGGACGTCGTCTTCGGCACGCACAACATCGGCAAGCTCCCCGTCCTGCTGGAACGCGCGCGCGTGCAGGAGGAGGCGCAGGTCGAGATCGCCGAGTCGCTCGAGGCGTTCCCGTCGACGCTGCCGACCCGGCGCGAGAGCGCCTACGCGGCCTGGGTGTCGATCTCCGTCGGCTGCAACAACACCTGCACCTTCTGCATCGTCCCGGCCCTGCGCGGCAAGGAGAAGGACCGTCGCCCCGGCGACATCCTCGCCGAGGTCGAGGCCCTGGTCGCCGAGGGCGTCAGCGAGATCACCCTGCTCGGCCAGAACGTCAACGCGTACGGTTCCGACATCGGCGACCGTGAGGCGTTCAGCAAGCTGCTGCGGGCCTGCGGGAACATCGAGGGCCTGGAGCGCGTCCGCTTCACGTCCCCGCACCCGCGCGACTTCACGGACGACGTGATCGCGGCGATGGCGGAGACCCCGAACGCGATGCCGCAGCTGCACATGCCGCTGCAGTCCGGTTCGGACACGGTCCTCAAGGCGATGCGCCGCTCCTACCGCCAGGAGCGCTACCTGGGGATCATCGAGAAGGTCCGCGCCGCCATCCCGCACGCCGCGATCACCACCGACATCATCGTGGGCTTCCCCGGCGAGACCGAGGAGGACTTCGAGCAGACGCTGCACGTCGTGCGCGAGGCCCGTTTCGCCCAGGCCTTCACCTTCCAGTACTCCAAGCGTCCCGGCACCCCCGCGGCCACCATGGAGAACCAGATCCCCAAGAAGGTCGTCCAGGCGCGCTACGAGCGGCTCGTCGCCCTCCAGGAGGAGATCTCCTGGGAGGAGAACAAGAAACAGGTCGGCCGCACCTTCGAGCTCATGGTCGCCGAGGGCGAGGGCCGCAAGGACGGCGCCACCCACCGCCTGTCCGGCCGCGCCCCCGACAACCGGCTGGTCCACTTCACCAAGCCGGAGCAGGAGGTCCGCCCCGGCGACGTGGTGACCGTCGAGGTCACGTACGCCGCCCCGCACCACCTCCTCGCCGAGGGCCCCGTCCTGAACGTGCGCCGCACGCGCGCGGGCGACGCCTGGGAGAAGCGCAACGCCGCCGAGGCCGCCAAGCCCGCGGGCGTCCTGCTCGGCCTGCCCAAGGTGGGCGTGCCCGAGCCGCTGCCGGCCGTCACCGCGGGCTGTGCCGTCGACTGA
- a CDS encoding class III extradiol dioxygenase subunit B-like domain-containing protein — MLVAAAVCPCPPLLVPQVAAGAAPELDAARAACTDALGLLAAARPDRLVVVGPAEERERPTYPQGTWGAFRGFGVDIDVRLGRAEGHAAAPAPPELRLPSSLAVAAWLLERTGWSDAPIEGLGVGEPLEAERCIEIGRDIAARAERVALLAMGDASACRTLKAPGYLDERAAPFDASVARALGSADVAALKALDTGLARELKASGRAPWQVLAGAAEEAGLSGALLYEDAPYGVGYLVATWS; from the coding sequence ATGCTTGTCGCTGCCGCGGTCTGCCCCTGTCCGCCTCTCCTGGTGCCCCAGGTCGCCGCGGGCGCCGCGCCCGAGCTGGACGCCGCGCGGGCCGCCTGTACGGATGCGCTGGGCCTGCTCGCCGCCGCCCGCCCGGACCGGCTCGTGGTCGTCGGACCCGCCGAAGAGAGGGAGCGGCCGACGTATCCGCAAGGGACCTGGGGGGCGTTCCGCGGCTTCGGTGTGGACATCGACGTACGGCTGGGCCGGGCCGAGGGACATGCGGCCGCCCCGGCGCCGCCGGAGCTGCGGCTTCCGTCCTCGCTCGCCGTCGCCGCGTGGCTGCTGGAGCGGACCGGTTGGTCGGATGCCCCGATCGAGGGACTCGGTGTGGGGGAACCTCTTGAGGCCGAGCGGTGTATTGAAATCGGAAGGGACATCGCCGCCCGGGCGGAGCGGGTGGCACTGCTGGCGATGGGCGACGCCAGTGCCTGTCGCACGTTGAAGGCCCCCGGGTACCTCGACGAGCGGGCGGCACCGTTCGACGCGTCCGTCGCGCGTGCGCTGGGCAGCGCGGACGTGGCCGCCCTGAAGGCGCTGGACACCGGGCTCGCCCGCGAGCTGAAGGCTTCGGGCCGGGCTCCCTGGCAGGTCCTCGCGGGGGCCGCCGAGGAGGCGGGACTTTCGGGTGCCTTGCTGTACGAGGACGCGCCGTACGGGGTGGGCTACCTGGTCGCCACCTGGTCGTAG
- a CDS encoding antitoxin, producing the protein MGLKDNLKAKLAPAKDKVSGLAQRHEGKIQHGLDKAAKVVDERTKGKYSHKIHTGTGKAKGAMDRLAHKGDDTATGSTPPPGAPPPTT; encoded by the coding sequence ATGGGTCTGAAGGACAATTTGAAAGCCAAACTCGCCCCGGCCAAGGACAAGGTCTCCGGCCTCGCGCAGCGGCACGAGGGAAAGATCCAGCATGGCCTGGACAAAGCCGCGAAGGTCGTCGACGAGAGGACCAAGGGCAAGTACAGCCACAAGATCCACACGGGCACGGGCAAGGCCAAGGGCGCCATGGACCGACTCGCGCACAAGGGCGACGACACCGCGACCGGCAGCACACCGCCGCCGGGCGCACCCCCGCCGACCACCTGA
- a CDS encoding TAXI family TRAP transporter solute-binding subunit — protein MSKAFTRISRRRALQGSAAGLVTLGLLLWWLLPLGDEPPSGTITFSTGTRAGVYQEYGELLREELAKDMPQLKVRLTTSAGSQENVERVATGEADFTIAAADAVDTFKIGAKPVTDRLRGVARLYDDYVQLVVPPDSDIHSVADLKGKRVAIGLPNSGVRLIATRVLEAAGIDPEKDIMPRSDGIDTGPERLGHELDAFFWSGGVPTGGLEEIAETSAFRFVPIDDADLVAKVHAQGDAAHFYRATNMPESAYPSIQDGDTVPTIAVSNLLITRKNMDPRLTEWLTRTVIKSRDRIGAHVHSAQLVDLRTAIYTDPLTLHDGAKRYYRSVKP, from the coding sequence ATGTCCAAGGCATTCACCCGCATCAGCAGGCGCCGGGCCCTGCAGGGCTCGGCCGCCGGGCTCGTGACCCTCGGGTTGTTGCTGTGGTGGCTGCTGCCCCTGGGTGACGAGCCGCCGAGCGGGACGATCACGTTCAGCACGGGCACACGCGCGGGGGTCTACCAGGAGTACGGCGAGCTCCTGCGCGAGGAGCTCGCCAAGGACATGCCGCAGCTCAAGGTGCGGCTGACGACGAGCGCCGGGTCGCAGGAGAACGTCGAGCGCGTGGCGACCGGGGAAGCCGACTTCACCATCGCCGCCGCCGACGCGGTGGACACGTTCAAGATCGGCGCCAAACCCGTCACCGACCGGCTGCGCGGCGTCGCCCGCCTGTACGACGACTATGTGCAGCTCGTCGTCCCGCCGGACTCGGACATCCACTCCGTCGCGGACCTGAAGGGCAAGCGGGTGGCCATAGGGCTGCCCAACTCCGGCGTACGGCTGATCGCCACTCGCGTGCTGGAGGCCGCCGGCATCGACCCCGAGAAGGACATCATGCCCAGGTCGGACGGCATCGACACCGGGCCCGAGCGACTCGGGCACGAGCTCGACGCGTTCTTCTGGTCGGGCGGGGTGCCGACGGGCGGGCTGGAGGAGATCGCCGAGACCTCCGCGTTCCGGTTCGTACCGATCGACGACGCGGACCTCGTCGCCAAGGTGCACGCTCAAGGTGACGCGGCCCACTTCTACCGCGCGACCAACATGCCGGAGTCGGCCTACCCCAGCATCCAGGACGGCGACACCGTGCCCACGATCGCCGTGTCCAACCTCCTGATCACCCGCAAGAACATGGACCCCCGCCTCACCGAATGGCTGACCCGCACGGTGATCAAGAGCCGCGACCGCATCGGCGCCCACGTCCACTCCGCGCAACTCGTCGACCTGCGCACGGCGATCTACACCGATCCGCTGACCCTGCACGACGGCGCCAAGCGCTATTACCGCTCGGTCAAGCCGTAG
- a CDS encoding ATP-binding protein — MRTRLLPLLIVLMAAVLLALGVPLAVSLASAQQQKVVVDRIDDTAYFAAIARPAADATTGSRDDQRILSRELESYYEVYGIRAGVFLPNDTPLANGPTTWLLPDTGEERDAFKESLLSRRSHDPKQVWPWQRNRLVIASPVIRDGDVVAVVVTDSPTGQMRSRILQGWLIIGAGLTAAMLVAVGAALRLTGWVLRPVRVLDVTTHEIASGRLKSRVAVASGPPELRRLARSFNEMADNVEDVLEQQRAFVADASHQLRNPLAALLLRIELLAFELPEGNAEIASVQAEGKRLAQVLDDLLDLALAEHTEADLRLTDVGALTSERVAAWAPTAEAKGVRLVGNCPPTTAWVDPVALSSALDAVIDNAVKFTPQDERVEVTVTSNGRTSTIEVTDNGPGLTDEELARIGDRFWRSGRHQNIKGSGLGLSISRALLAPGGGSITYGRHEPHGLRVTVTVPRSGPTP; from the coding sequence GTGCGCACTCGTCTTCTCCCGCTGCTCATCGTCCTGATGGCGGCCGTGCTGCTCGCCCTCGGCGTACCGCTCGCCGTCAGCCTGGCCTCGGCCCAGCAGCAGAAGGTGGTCGTCGACCGGATCGACGACACGGCGTACTTCGCGGCCATCGCGCGGCCCGCCGCCGACGCCACCACCGGATCCCGCGACGACCAGCGCATCCTCAGCCGTGAACTCGAGAGCTACTACGAGGTCTACGGCATCCGGGCCGGCGTCTTCCTGCCCAATGACACGCCCCTGGCCAACGGTCCGACGACCTGGCTCCTGCCCGACACCGGCGAAGAGCGCGACGCCTTCAAGGAGTCGCTGCTCAGCCGGCGCAGCCACGACCCCAAGCAGGTGTGGCCTTGGCAGCGCAACCGCCTCGTCATCGCCTCGCCGGTCATCCGGGACGGTGACGTCGTCGCGGTCGTGGTCACCGACTCGCCCACCGGGCAGATGCGGTCGAGAATCCTGCAGGGCTGGCTGATCATCGGCGCCGGTCTGACGGCCGCGATGCTGGTGGCCGTCGGGGCCGCCCTCCGGCTGACCGGCTGGGTGCTCCGGCCGGTACGGGTGCTGGACGTCACCACGCACGAGATCGCGAGCGGCCGCCTCAAGTCACGAGTCGCGGTGGCCAGCGGTCCGCCGGAACTCAGGCGGCTGGCCCGGTCGTTCAACGAGATGGCGGACAACGTCGAGGACGTGCTGGAGCAGCAGCGCGCCTTCGTCGCCGACGCCTCGCACCAGCTGCGCAACCCGCTCGCGGCGCTGCTGCTGCGCATCGAGCTGCTCGCCTTCGAACTCCCCGAGGGCAATGCGGAGATCGCCTCGGTGCAGGCCGAGGGCAAGCGCCTGGCGCAGGTCCTGGACGACCTGCTCGACCTTGCCCTGGCCGAGCACACCGAGGCCGATCTCCGGCTGACCGACGTCGGCGCGCTGACCTCCGAGCGCGTCGCCGCCTGGGCGCCTACCGCCGAGGCCAAGGGTGTGCGGCTGGTGGGGAACTGTCCGCCCACCACCGCCTGGGTCGACCCGGTGGCGCTGTCCAGCGCGCTCGACGCGGTGATCGACAACGCGGTCAAGTTCACGCCGCAGGACGAGCGCGTCGAGGTGACCGTCACCTCCAACGGCAGAACGTCGACGATCGAGGTGACCGACAACGGCCCGGGCCTCACCGACGAGGAACTCGCCCGCATCGGCGACCGCTTCTGGCGCAGCGGCCGGCACCAGAACATCAAGGGCTCGGGCCTGGGCCTGTCGATCTCGCGCGCACTGCTCGCGCCGGGCGGTGGCTCCATCACGTACGGCCGTCATGAGCCCCACGGATTGCGGGTGACGGTGACGGTGCCGAGGTCGGGGCCGACGCCGTAG